AGGCCTCAGGCCTCAGGCCTCAGGTCTCAGGCCTCAGGCCTCAGGTCTCAGGCCTCAGGTCTCAGGCCTCAGGCCTCAGGTCTCAGGTCTCAGGTCTCAGGCCTCAGGCCTCAGGCCTCAGGCCTCAGGTCTCAGGTCTCAGGCCTCAGGCCTCAGGCCTCAGGTCTCAGGTCTCCGGCCTCAGGCCTCAGGCCTCAGGCCTCAGGTTTCAGGCTTCAGCCTTCAGCCTCCAGCCTTCAGATCCCCGCCGCCCGCTTGACTCGCTTTTCCAGCCGCCGCAACGTCCCCGGCCGCACCCTTTCCGGGCGCGCCTGACCTGTTCATGAGCACCGCACACGATCCTTTCGGCACCCTGGCCACCTTCGACCTCGGCAACGGATCCCAGGGGCGTTTCCATTCCCTCCCCGCCCTCGAAAAAGCCGGCCTCGGCCCCATCTCCCGCCTCCCGGTCTCCCTCCGCCTCGTCCTCGAATCCGTCCTCCGCAACTGCGACGGCGTGAAGGTCCATCCCGCCAACGTCCGCGAACTGGCCGCCTGGCAGCCCAACGCCCCCCGTACCGCCGAAATCCCCTTCGTGGTCGCTCGCATCGTCCTCCAGGACTTCACCGGCGTGCCCCTCCTTGTGGACCTCGCAGCCATGCGCTCCGCCGTCGCCCGCATGGGCCGCAACCCGAAACTGATCGAACCGCTCGTCCCCGTGGACCTGGTGGTGGATCACTCCGTTCAGGTCGATTTCGCCGGCTCGCCCGACGCCCTCCGCCAAAATCTCGAACTCGAATTCCAGCGCAATCGCGAGCGTTACCAGTTCCTGAAGTGGGGCATGCAGGCCTTCGAGACCTTCAAGGTGGTCCCGCCCGGCATCGGCATCGTCCACCAGGTCAACCTCGAATACCTCGCCCAGGGCGTCCTCGCCGCCCGCTCCGCCCGCTCCGCCGAACCCCTCGTCCATTTCCCCGACACCCTCGTGGGCACCGATTCCCACACCACCATGATCAATGGCCTCGGCATCGTCGGCTGGGGCGTCGGCGGCATCGAGGCCGAAGCCGGCATGCTCGGCCAGCCCGTGTACTTCCTCACCCCCGATGTCGTCGGGGTCCACCTCACCGGCGCCCTCCGCGAAGGCGTCACCGCCACCGAC
Above is a genomic segment from Verrucomicrobiia bacterium containing:
- a CDS encoding DUF1720 domain-containing protein, with amino-acid sequence MGRRPDGFDLARPSHSACELHLRPHASGLRPQVSGLRPQVSGLRSQASGLRSQVSGLRPQASGLRSQASGLRPQVSGLRPQVSGLRSQASGLRSQVSGLRPQASGLRPQVSGLRPQASGLRSQVSGLRPQASGLRFQASAFSLQPSDPRRPLDSLFQPPQRPRPHPFRARLTCS